One genomic region from Streptomyces sp. NBC_00457 encodes:
- a CDS encoding MFS transporter has translation MPSRYRRSMSSPYRHLFTLPGTRAFTIGNLVARLPMGMFSVSAILMIAGSRGSYALAGAVTATGLAATAVTAPWIARLVDRHGQARVAVPATTLAALGSLALLLCVHYDAPAWTLFAAYAATATTPNLGGMSRARWAHLLKDDTAALHTANSFEQAADELCFMLGPVLAAFLCGTFFPEAGTLTGAVLLLTGMLLFTAQRATEPPIQRRKPAKAPLRTPGMPPLLAVCLALGAVFGSMEVVTLAFADAQGHKSAAGAILGLQAAGSCAAGLLYGATKPTGPAERRYLYCIAAMTALMALPLLAAALTGSLLVLAGALLVAGMATAPTMVTNMTLIQRHTPDGRLNEGMTLAVTALLGGIACGSALGGWTTEHLSATAGFWIPVAAAAAALVIALARALPGTLRRTNSRPAH, from the coding sequence ATGCCCAGCCGCTACCGCCGTTCCATGTCCAGCCCCTACCGCCACCTCTTCACCCTCCCCGGCACCCGAGCCTTCACGATCGGGAATCTCGTCGCCCGGCTCCCCATGGGCATGTTCAGCGTGAGCGCGATCCTGATGATCGCCGGTTCGCGTGGCTCGTACGCCCTCGCCGGCGCCGTCACCGCCACCGGCCTCGCGGCGACCGCCGTGACCGCCCCCTGGATCGCCCGGCTCGTCGACCGGCACGGGCAGGCCCGGGTCGCCGTACCCGCCACCACCCTCGCCGCGCTGGGCAGCCTCGCGCTGCTGCTGTGCGTCCACTACGACGCCCCGGCCTGGACCCTGTTCGCCGCGTATGCCGCGACCGCCACCACCCCCAACCTCGGCGGCATGTCCCGCGCCCGCTGGGCCCACCTGCTCAAAGACGACACCGCCGCCCTGCACACCGCGAACTCCTTCGAACAGGCCGCGGACGAGCTGTGCTTCATGCTGGGCCCGGTCCTCGCGGCCTTTCTCTGCGGCACGTTCTTCCCGGAGGCGGGCACGCTGACCGGCGCCGTCCTCCTGCTCACCGGCATGCTGCTGTTCACCGCCCAACGCGCCACCGAACCGCCGATACAACGGCGGAAACCGGCGAAGGCCCCCCTCCGCACCCCCGGCATGCCCCCGCTCCTCGCCGTATGTCTCGCCCTGGGCGCGGTCTTCGGCTCGATGGAGGTCGTGACGCTCGCGTTCGCGGACGCACAGGGCCACAAGTCGGCGGCGGGCGCGATCCTCGGTCTCCAGGCGGCCGGTTCCTGCGCGGCGGGCCTGCTGTACGGCGCGACGAAGCCGACCGGACCGGCGGAACGCCGTTACCTGTACTGCATAGCCGCCATGACCGCCCTCATGGCCCTCCCCCTGCTCGCCGCGGCCCTCACCGGCTCGCTCCTCGTCCTGGCCGGCGCCCTGCTCGTCGCCGGTATGGCCACGGCGCCGACCATGGTCACCAACATGACCCTGATCCAGCGGCACACCCCGGACGGCCGCCTCAACGAGGGCATGACGCTCGCGGTGACCGCGCTGCTCGGCGGTATCGCGTGCGGCAGCGCGCTGGGCGGCTGGACGACGGAACACCTGTCGGCGACGGCCGGCTTCTGGATACCCGTGGCCGCCGCGGCGGCGGCGCTGGTGATCGCGCTCGCCAGAGCACTTCCCGGAACACTCCGCCGAACCAATTCGCGTCCAGCCCATTGA